One Bacillus sp. FJAT-52991 genomic region harbors:
- a CDS encoding ReoY family proteolytic degradation factor: MAAPVSVHEKKDFIRWFLNHYQLKRRESVWILNYLMSHDQLMEKVHFVDDAQYCPRGMVMSTHCVDSAPFRFFKENIMTTDAEKSFHDIRLNKEENIYIELKFRGSNISHQYAAVLEENPFMPRNLRITEKDKALAEKFLKDSIYRFQKERLLQEIDEALDRADKERFLQLTERLNQLQ; encoded by the coding sequence ATGGCTGCCCCTGTATCTGTTCATGAGAAAAAAGATTTTATCCGCTGGTTTTTAAACCATTATCAATTAAAAAGAAGAGAGTCTGTTTGGATATTAAATTATTTAATGAGCCATGATCAGCTAATGGAGAAGGTTCATTTTGTGGATGACGCCCAATATTGTCCAAGAGGGATGGTCATGTCCACTCATTGTGTAGATAGCGCACCATTTCGGTTTTTTAAAGAAAATATTATGACAACCGATGCTGAGAAATCCTTTCATGATATTCGCCTGAACAAAGAAGAAAATATATATATTGAATTGAAATTTAGAGGGTCTAATATTTCTCATCAATATGCAGCCGTATTAGAAGAAAACCCGTTTATGCCAAGGAATTTGCGAATCACGGAGAAAGATAAAGCGTTAGCCGAGAAATTTCTGAAAGATAGTATTTACCGTTTTCAAAAAGAGCGACTCCTTCAAGAAATAGATGAGGCGCTTGATCGTGCAGATAAAGAACGATTTCTACAATTAACGGAAAGACTAAATCAATTACAATAA
- a CDS encoding tetratricopeptide repeat protein, with protein sequence MSYAQQMMDCLQQGDEQQARSLFKKVLSFSSDDEKYSLAEQLYHLGFLNETKELYEGLLKNYPDEGELRVLLAEVLVEMDEEEEAMLQLDQMDESDEFFPRSLLLLADLYQMQGLYEVSEQKLLKAKRLLPDEPVIQFALAELYLEQGKFLEAIKNYRELLALEEEVIAGVSIHQRVAEALSAGGAFEESLYHYEKALDHKIEINTLFGYAFTAFQAGHDRTAIEKFNEVKALDPDYHSIYLYLARAYEREEELEKGLEVAKEGISHDEFHKELFFIAGKLSLKLAKEEEAEVFFREALALDPEYSEAGLTLNKLLLHQERYEEALEISALLKKEGDADPQFIWDEAKAYNGMENYHQALKSYEEAYNFFNTNHLFLEEYGYFLMEEGKRKEAWQMFNELLKTDPTNEEWLSLIERLRD encoded by the coding sequence ATGTCTTATGCACAACAAATGATGGATTGTTTACAACAAGGAGATGAGCAACAAGCTCGATCGCTATTTAAAAAGGTACTCTCTTTTTCATCTGATGACGAGAAATATAGTCTTGCTGAGCAGCTATATCATTTAGGATTTCTAAATGAAACGAAGGAATTGTACGAAGGATTGCTAAAGAACTACCCAGATGAAGGCGAACTGCGGGTACTGTTAGCTGAAGTTCTTGTCGAGATGGATGAAGAAGAAGAGGCGATGCTTCAATTAGATCAAATGGATGAATCAGATGAGTTTTTTCCAAGGTCGCTGTTATTGTTAGCTGATTTATATCAAATGCAAGGTTTATATGAAGTCAGTGAACAAAAGCTGCTAAAGGCAAAGAGGTTGCTTCCTGATGAACCGGTGATCCAATTTGCTTTAGCCGAATTGTACCTTGAACAAGGAAAGTTCCTCGAAGCGATTAAGAATTATCGTGAGTTGCTCGCACTCGAGGAAGAAGTGATCGCAGGTGTCTCTATTCATCAACGAGTAGCGGAGGCATTAAGTGCTGGTGGGGCATTTGAAGAAAGCCTTTACCATTATGAAAAAGCACTGGATCACAAAATAGAGATCAACACCCTATTTGGTTATGCATTTACCGCATTTCAGGCAGGACATGATCGAACAGCAATCGAGAAGTTTAATGAAGTAAAGGCTTTAGACCCGGATTACCATTCGATTTATTTATATTTAGCAAGGGCTTATGAGCGAGAGGAAGAGCTTGAGAAAGGACTTGAGGTGGCGAAAGAGGGGATTAGCCACGATGAGTTTCATAAGGAGCTATTCTTTATCGCTGGAAAACTAAGCTTAAAGCTTGCTAAAGAAGAAGAGGCAGAAGTCTTTTTCCGAGAAGCATTGGCACTAGATCCAGAGTATTCAGAGGCTGGCTTAACCTTAAATAAACTACTATTACATCAAGAACGCTATGAAGAAGCCCTTGAAATATCAGCGCTGCTTAAGAAAGAAGGAGACGCGGACCCTCAATTTATTTGGGATGAAGCAAAAGCCTATAATGGAATGGAGAACTATCATCAGGCATTAAAATCTTATGAAGAAGCATATAATTTCTTTAACACGAATCATTTGTTTTTGGAGGAGTATGGCTATTTCCTAATGGAAGAAGGAAAACGCAAGGAAGCATGGCAAATGTTCAATGAACTGTTAAAAACGGATCCAACGAATGAAGAATGGCTTTCACTAATCGAACGGTTGAGGGATTAA
- the aroA gene encoding 3-phosphoshikimate 1-carboxyvinyltransferase yields MKEIELNLTNSVLQGPLEVPGDKSISHRSVMFGALAEGKTTIRHFLKGADCLSTIDIFRKLGVEIEETEDEIIVHGNGWDGLKEPVEILDAGNSGTTTRLLLGILAGRPFHSVLIGDESIAKRPMDRVVVPLKNMGAQISGREDGRFTPLAVKGTTLTATHYELPMASAQVKSAIIFAGLQAEGETVITEPLPTRDHTEKMIEQFGGEMTRRGNEIIVKGGQVFNGTDIYVPGDISSAAFFLVAGAIAPNSEIILKNVGLNPTRTGIIDVMKNMGANMEVLSEDSKGEEVGTVIIRSSELQGIEIGGDLIPRLIDEIPIIALLATQASGKTIIKDAEELKLKETNRIDAVVNELTKLGAKVEATDDGMIIHGNQSLTGGRVTSYGDHRIGMMLAVASLIASGPVAIENIEAIAVSYPQFFEDLTSLIQ; encoded by the coding sequence ATGAAAGAGATCGAGTTGAATTTAACAAATTCTGTACTACAAGGACCGCTTGAAGTACCGGGTGATAAATCCATTTCCCATCGCTCTGTAATGTTCGGTGCGTTAGCAGAAGGGAAAACAACGATTCGCCATTTTTTAAAGGGAGCAGATTGTTTAAGTACGATTGATATCTTTCGAAAACTTGGCGTTGAAATTGAGGAAACGGAAGATGAAATCATTGTTCATGGCAATGGGTGGGACGGGTTGAAAGAGCCAGTTGAGATTCTTGATGCTGGAAATTCTGGCACAACGACTAGACTGTTGTTAGGAATTTTGGCGGGCAGACCTTTTCATTCTGTGTTAATTGGTGATGAATCAATTGCTAAACGACCAATGGATCGAGTAGTTGTACCTTTAAAAAATATGGGTGCGCAAATTTCAGGGCGCGAGGATGGGCGTTTTACGCCATTAGCCGTGAAAGGAACAACGTTAACAGCGACACATTATGAGTTGCCGATGGCTAGTGCTCAAGTGAAGTCTGCGATTATTTTTGCTGGTTTACAGGCGGAGGGAGAGACGGTCATTACAGAACCGCTTCCGACTAGAGATCATACAGAGAAAATGATTGAGCAGTTTGGTGGAGAGATGACAAGGCGCGGAAATGAGATCATCGTAAAAGGTGGTCAAGTGTTTAACGGTACAGATATTTATGTGCCGGGAGATATTTCTTCAGCAGCATTTTTCCTAGTAGCTGGTGCGATTGCACCGAATAGTGAAATCATTTTAAAAAACGTTGGCTTAAACCCGACGAGAACGGGTATTATTGATGTGATGAAGAACATGGGTGCCAACATGGAAGTGTTATCAGAGGACTCAAAAGGCGAGGAAGTTGGCACTGTCATCATTCGTAGCTCTGAGTTACAAGGGATAGAAATTGGTGGAGACTTAATTCCTAGATTAATTGATGAAATTCCAATTATTGCTTTGCTTGCGACTCAAGCATCAGGAAAGACGATTATTAAAGATGCCGAAGAACTAAAATTGAAAGAAACGAACCGTATTGATGCCGTTGTCAATGAATTAACAAAGCTCGGTGCAAAGGTAGAAGCGACGGATGACGGAATGATTATTCATGGCAACCAATCGTTAACAGGCGGGCGCGTTACTTCTTATGGCGATCATCGGATTGGCATGATGCTGGCTGTTGCCTCGTTGATCGCATCCGGTCCAGTTGCAATTGAAAATATTGAGGCAATTGCCGTCTCTTATCCGCAATTTTTCGAGGATTTAACTAGTTTAATTCAATAA
- a CDS encoding prephenate dehydrogenase has protein sequence MRGNVFIAGLGLIGGSLAKSIKKSHPQATIIGFDIRPQEMGLAEALHVIDQSASSFQEGAEQADLIILAAPVIQTEEMIRELTSFRLKANVIVTDTGSTKKKIMECAQELLDQGITFIGGHPMAGSHKSGVIAAKEHLFENAFYLLTPSAHIDEKQLAILKKWLEGTNAKIIELSAEDHDELTGVVSHFPHVVAASLVHQAESYNHQNSLVSRLAAGGFKDITRIASSNPEMWKDISLHNKEVLLGLLENWQAEMNKVIDMLKEEKATDLFNYFHEAKDFRDQLPAQSMGAIPAFYDLYVDVPDYPGIISELTAYLAEERISITNIRILETREDVFGVLVISFQNDKDRMRAMNCIEKQTNYDLYLA, from the coding sequence ATGAGAGGAAACGTGTTTATTGCCGGCTTAGGGCTGATTGGCGGCTCTCTTGCCAAAAGCATTAAAAAGTCTCATCCACAAGCAACAATCATCGGCTTTGATATTCGTCCTCAAGAAATGGGACTAGCGGAGGCGCTGCATGTGATTGATCAAAGCGCCTCGTCATTTCAAGAAGGAGCTGAGCAAGCCGATTTGATCATTTTAGCGGCTCCTGTTATTCAAACGGAAGAAATGATTCGTGAATTGACTAGCTTTCGCTTAAAAGCTAATGTGATCGTAACGGATACGGGGAGCACCAAAAAGAAAATTATGGAATGTGCTCAAGAGTTATTGGATCAAGGGATTACATTCATCGGTGGGCATCCGATGGCTGGTTCTCATAAAAGTGGTGTCATCGCAGCGAAGGAACATTTATTTGAAAATGCTTTTTATTTATTGACGCCAAGTGCTCATATAGATGAAAAGCAATTAGCGATTTTGAAGAAATGGCTAGAAGGAACGAATGCGAAAATCATTGAATTATCCGCAGAGGATCATGATGAATTGACCGGTGTCGTCAGTCATTTCCCTCATGTTGTGGCTGCGTCGCTCGTTCATCAGGCAGAGAGCTATAACCATCAGAACTCGCTTGTTTCTAGACTAGCAGCAGGTGGATTTAAAGACATTACTCGCATTGCCTCATCCAACCCGGAAATGTGGAAGGATATTTCTCTACATAATAAGGAAGTATTATTAGGGCTGTTAGAAAATTGGCAAGCAGAAATGAATAAAGTCATCGATATGTTGAAGGAAGAAAAGGCGACGGATTTATTTAATTATTTTCATGAAGCGAAGGATTTTCGTGATCAATTGCCTGCTCAATCCATGGGAGCGATTCCTGCTTTTTATGATTTATATGTGGATGTTCCCGATTACCCTGGGATCATTTCTGAGTTGACCGCTTATTTAGCGGAAGAGCGAATTAGTATTACGAATATTCGTATTTTGGAAACACGTGAAGATGTATTTGGTGTGCTCGTCATTAGCTTTCAAAATGACAAAGATCGAATGCGTGCGATGAACTGTATTGAAAAGCAGACGAATTATGACTTATATTTAGCCTAA
- the hisC gene encoding histidinol-phosphate transaminase has product MKWKDQIVHLKAYQPGRSVEEVKKQFGLEKIVKLASNENPFGSSSKVQEWVQSYASSFAIYPDGYTTILRTALSEHLGLNEKQLIFGNGSDEILQIVSRSLLEPGKNTVMAAPTFSQYRHNAIVDGAEVREIPLMDGAHDLEAMRAAIDDQTAVVWLCSINNPTGVHLTKDALVTFLSQVPQDVLVVLDEAYYEYVVADDYYNALDMIQSYSNVLVTRTFSKAYGLASFRVGYGFGSEEVIQRLEPVREPFNVNTLAQGAAVAALSDQEFIDTCRAENRKGLEQFYQFCQEESLFYYPSQGNFILIDFQCDSDELFEYLMKKGYIIRSGQALGFPTFVRVTVGSEEENEGIMQAMKSFIAETAIR; this is encoded by the coding sequence ATGAAGTGGAAAGATCAAATTGTTCATTTAAAAGCATATCAACCGGGTCGCTCTGTAGAAGAAGTGAAAAAGCAGTTCGGTTTAGAAAAGATTGTCAAGCTAGCTTCGAATGAGAACCCCTTTGGTTCATCAAGCAAGGTACAAGAATGGGTTCAATCATATGCGAGTTCTTTTGCTATTTATCCGGATGGGTATACGACCATTTTACGGACCGCTCTTAGTGAGCACCTAGGATTGAATGAGAAGCAATTGATTTTCGGAAATGGCTCAGATGAGATCCTTCAAATTGTTTCTCGTTCCTTGCTTGAGCCTGGGAAAAATACGGTTATGGCGGCTCCAACATTTTCGCAATATCGTCATAATGCGATTGTAGATGGAGCGGAAGTAAGAGAAATTCCGCTTATGGACGGTGCTCACGACTTAGAGGCCATGAGAGCGGCTATTGATGATCAAACGGCTGTCGTTTGGCTTTGCAGCATCAATAATCCAACGGGTGTTCATTTAACGAAAGATGCGCTAGTGACCTTTTTAAGTCAAGTGCCTCAAGATGTGTTAGTCGTATTGGATGAAGCCTATTATGAATATGTGGTGGCGGATGATTACTACAATGCTCTTGACATGATTCAAAGCTATTCTAATGTGCTAGTCACTAGAACGTTTTCGAAGGCATATGGTTTAGCTAGCTTCCGTGTCGGATATGGTTTTGGCTCGGAAGAAGTGATTCAACGACTAGAGCCTGTGCGGGAGCCGTTTAATGTTAATACATTGGCACAGGGAGCTGCGGTAGCGGCATTGTCTGATCAAGAGTTTATCGATACATGCCGAGCGGAAAACCGCAAAGGATTAGAGCAGTTTTATCAATTTTGCCAAGAGGAAAGCTTATTTTATTATCCTTCCCAAGGGAATTTCATATTAATTGACTTTCAATGTGACAGTGATGAATTATTTGAGTATTTAATGAAAAAAGGGTATATTATTCGCTCTGGCCAAGCGCTCGGATTCCCGACGTTTGTAAGGGTGACAGTTGGTTCGGAAGAAGAGAATGAAGGCATTATGCAAGCGATGAAAAGCTTTATAGCTGAAACAGCTATAAGATAG
- the aroH gene encoding chorismate mutase — protein MIRGIRGATTVTANDETEMIDATEKLLQEMIRENQIQPDDVCSIFISLTEDLTAAFPAKALRRFDGWNYVPVMCMKEVPVPESLEKCIRVMMHVNTKLNQSEVKHIYLEQAISLRPDLQKQNH, from the coding sequence ATGATCAGGGGGATACGGGGAGCAACAACAGTGACAGCGAATGATGAAACAGAAATGATAGATGCAACGGAAAAGTTGTTGCAAGAAATGATTAGAGAGAATCAGATACAGCCTGACGATGTATGTTCAATTTTTATCTCGTTGACGGAAGATTTAACTGCCGCTTTTCCAGCTAAGGCGTTAAGACGATTCGATGGCTGGAACTATGTACCAGTGATGTGTATGAAGGAAGTTCCGGTGCCTGAGAGTTTAGAAAAGTGCATACGCGTTATGATGCATGTGAATACGAAGCTTAATCAATCGGAAGTGAAGCATATTTATCTGGAGCAGGCCATCAGTTTACGTCCTGATTTACAAAAACAAAATCATTAA
- the aroB gene encoding 3-dehydroquinate synthase has protein sequence MRQLMIEMPNKTYPVYVGEGALTKLVELFQGPLHETTKILVIADEYVAALHGEALKQSIPSNVPYEWLTVPKGEAAKSFATFEACLTFALEKGLDRKSCILAFGGGAAGDLAGYVAASFMRGIRFVQIPTTILAHDSAVGGKVAINHPLGKNMVGHFHQPEAVIYDTQFLKTLPEHEVRSGFAEVIKHALIADPIFLQEIMKKVTNINDITEDFLAYCLERGIEIKGEIVSEDEREQGIRAYLNFGHTYGHALEAALGYGKVTHGEAVAAGMVYALYLSQQKINLVLDVEEFCQWLKSLGYRLDLNASFSFEELYHLMKRDKKTIGEHIRFVLLEAVGKPVICEISTKELQETDQLVRKEMMT, from the coding sequence ATGCGGCAACTAATGATTGAAATGCCGAATAAGACTTATCCTGTGTATGTGGGGGAAGGGGCATTAACTAAATTAGTAGAATTATTTCAAGGTCCTCTGCACGAAACAACGAAAATCTTGGTCATTGCTGATGAATATGTCGCTGCTCTTCATGGAGAAGCATTAAAGCAATCGATCCCTTCGAATGTACCCTATGAATGGTTGACGGTTCCTAAGGGGGAAGCGGCAAAATCATTTGCTACATTTGAAGCCTGTTTAACATTTGCACTTGAGAAAGGGCTAGATCGAAAATCTTGTATTCTCGCTTTTGGTGGAGGAGCAGCAGGTGATCTTGCTGGCTACGTAGCGGCAAGCTTTATGCGAGGCATTCGCTTTGTGCAAATTCCAACAACGATTTTAGCACATGATAGCGCAGTTGGGGGCAAGGTAGCGATCAATCATCCATTAGGGAAAAATATGGTTGGTCACTTTCATCAGCCAGAAGCTGTCATATACGATACGCAGTTTTTGAAGACGTTGCCTGAGCATGAGGTGCGTTCTGGTTTTGCAGAAGTGATCAAGCATGCGTTAATTGCTGATCCAATATTTTTACAGGAAATTATGAAGAAAGTAACCAATATAAATGATATCACGGAAGATTTCCTTGCCTATTGCCTTGAAAGAGGGATTGAAATTAAGGGAGAAATTGTCAGTGAAGATGAGAGAGAGCAAGGTATTCGCGCCTATTTAAACTTTGGTCATACATATGGTCATGCGCTAGAGGCCGCCTTGGGGTACGGGAAGGTCACTCATGGAGAGGCAGTTGCAGCTGGAATGGTGTATGCTCTTTACCTTAGTCAACAAAAGATAAACTTAGTATTGGACGTAGAAGAGTTTTGCCAATGGTTAAAGAGCCTTGGCTATCGATTAGATTTAAATGCAAGCTTTTCGTTCGAGGAGCTTTATCATTTAATGAAACGAGATAAGAAAACAATCGGTGAGCATATTCGCTTCGTTCTTTTAGAAGCGGTCGGCAAACCGGTTATTTGTGAAATAAGTACGAAGGAATTACAAGAGACAGATCAATTAGTAAGGAAGGAAATGATGACATGA
- the aroC gene encoding chorismate synthase, producing the protein MRYLTAGESHGPQLTTIIEGLPAGMPLLAEDINIELSRRQKGHGRGRRMQIEKDTVSIKSGVRHGYTLGSPVSLVVENDDWKHWTKIMGIEPLDENEEEEVKRQITRPRPGHADLNGGIKYGHRDMRNVLERSSARETTVRVAAGAVAKKLLKLLGIQIASHVVEIGGIKAKPMDVETIEQIQEKSENSPVRCLDGEAEKQMMQAIDDAKKNGDSIGGIVEVIVEGMPVGVGSYVHYDQKIDAKVAGAIVSINAFKGVEFGIGFEAAERFGSEVHDEIAWTEEKGYYRKTNRLGGFEGGMTNGMPIVVRGVMKPIPTLYKPLESVDIDTKESFTASIERSDSCAVPAAAVVAEAVVAWELAAAIVNQFYSDRMETLIASVEESKRYAKEF; encoded by the coding sequence ATGAGATATTTAACAGCAGGAGAATCACATGGACCGCAGTTAACGACAATTATTGAAGGGTTACCTGCAGGAATGCCGCTTTTAGCAGAGGACATCAATATAGAACTTAGTCGCCGTCAGAAAGGTCATGGACGGGGACGTAGAATGCAAATTGAGAAAGATACAGTCAGTATTAAAAGTGGGGTCCGTCATGGGTATACACTTGGTTCTCCAGTATCATTAGTTGTTGAAAATGATGATTGGAAGCATTGGACGAAAATTATGGGGATTGAGCCGTTAGATGAAAATGAAGAGGAAGAAGTGAAGCGTCAAATTACTCGTCCACGTCCGGGGCATGCGGATTTAAATGGTGGCATTAAATATGGTCATCGCGACATGAGAAATGTGCTAGAGCGATCTTCCGCACGTGAAACGACGGTGAGAGTAGCGGCTGGAGCAGTAGCTAAAAAGCTATTAAAGCTGCTAGGTATTCAAATTGCCTCCCATGTCGTTGAAATTGGAGGGATCAAGGCAAAACCAATGGATGTGGAGACCATTGAACAGATTCAAGAAAAGAGTGAAAATTCGCCGGTTCGTTGTCTAGATGGTGAAGCGGAAAAGCAAATGATGCAAGCGATTGATGATGCTAAGAAAAATGGCGATTCTATCGGAGGGATTGTTGAAGTCATTGTAGAAGGGATGCCGGTCGGTGTTGGAAGCTACGTTCATTATGATCAAAAAATAGATGCCAAAGTTGCAGGTGCGATTGTGAGCATTAACGCCTTTAAAGGGGTTGAATTTGGTATCGGTTTTGAAGCAGCTGAAAGGTTTGGTAGTGAAGTGCATGATGAAATTGCTTGGACGGAAGAAAAAGGCTACTATCGTAAAACGAATCGATTAGGTGGTTTTGAAGGCGGCATGACAAACGGGATGCCAATTGTTGTCCGTGGAGTGATGAAGCCGATTCCAACGCTTTATAAGCCATTAGAAAGTGTCGATATTGATACGAAAGAGTCATTCACGGCAAGCATTGAACGTTCGGATAGCTGTGCGGTACCAGCAGCTGCGGTTGTAGCAGAGGCAGTTGTTGCTTGGGAATTAGCTGCTGCCATTGTGAACCAGTTTTATAGTGATCGGATGGAGACGTTAATTGCTTCTGTAGAAGAATCAAAACGCTATGCAAAGGAGTTTTGA
- a CDS encoding protein-glutamate O-methyltransferase CheR, translating to MGDYQEFIQQIHRKTGIDLSLYKEAQMKRRLTSLYEKKGFRSFKEFFEAMNRDQECFNEFLDRMTINVSEFYRNATRWEVLEKKIFPRLLASNKKLKVWSAACSTGEEPYTTAMVLSKFMPLSQISILATDLDQNAIQKAKIGVYSERSLAEVPQEMKAKYFKPEGSFFKVADEIKRAVTFKQQNLLSDRFDSNFDLIICRNVMIYFTEEAKDQLYHKFNQALKPGGVLFVGSTEQIFNPNEYGFEVEDTFFYQRSPHAVKI from the coding sequence ATGGGAGACTACCAAGAATTTATTCAACAAATACATAGGAAAACAGGCATTGATCTTAGTTTATATAAAGAGGCTCAGATGAAGAGAAGGTTAACTTCTTTATACGAAAAAAAAGGATTTCGCTCATTTAAGGAGTTTTTTGAAGCGATGAATCGTGACCAAGAGTGTTTTAATGAATTTTTAGATCGAATGACGATTAATGTGTCGGAATTTTATCGAAATGCAACGCGTTGGGAAGTGTTAGAAAAGAAGATTTTCCCGCGGTTACTTGCCTCTAATAAAAAGCTGAAAGTATGGAGTGCCGCTTGTTCCACAGGAGAAGAGCCATATACAACAGCCATGGTGCTATCGAAATTTATGCCGTTATCGCAAATATCGATTTTAGCGACGGACCTTGATCAAAATGCGATTCAAAAAGCGAAAATTGGCGTTTATTCTGAGCGGTCGCTGGCGGAAGTTCCGCAAGAAATGAAAGCGAAATATTTTAAGCCTGAAGGAAGCTTTTTTAAAGTGGCCGATGAAATTAAGCGAGCGGTTACCTTTAAACAACAAAATTTATTGTCTGACCGTTTCGATTCCAATTTTGACTTAATCATTTGCCGAAATGTCATGATCTATTTTACCGAAGAGGCGAAGGATCAGCTATATCATAAATTTAATCAGGCATTAAAGCCTGGTGGAGTATTGTTTGTCGGCAGCACGGAGCAAATTTTCAATCCAAATGAATACGGATTTGAAGTGGAAGATACCTTCTTCTATCAAAGATCGCCGCATGCCGTTAAAATTTAA
- the ndk gene encoding nucleoside-diphosphate kinase, with the protein MEKTYLMVKPDGVQRGLIGEIVARFEKKGFQLVGAKLMSVSKETAEQHYAEHKERPFFGELVDFITSSPVFAMVWEGENVIATARQMMGATNPKDAAPGTIRGDFGITVGKNIIHGSDSPESAEREIAIFFKEEELTTYSKPVNEWIY; encoded by the coding sequence ATGGAAAAAACATATTTAATGGTTAAGCCAGACGGCGTACAAAGAGGATTAATCGGCGAGATCGTTGCTCGTTTTGAGAAAAAAGGTTTCCAATTAGTTGGAGCTAAATTAATGAGCGTTTCTAAAGAAACAGCTGAGCAACATTATGCAGAGCATAAAGAGCGTCCTTTCTTCGGCGAATTAGTTGACTTCATCACTTCAAGCCCAGTATTTGCAATGGTTTGGGAAGGTGAAAACGTAATTGCAACTGCTCGTCAAATGATGGGAGCAACAAACCCTAAAGATGCTGCACCAGGAACAATCCGTGGCGACTTCGGTATTACAGTTGGTAAAAACATTATCCACGGTTCTGACTCTCCAGAAAGCGCAGAAAGAGAAATTGCGATTTTCTTCAAAGAAGAAGAATTAACAACTTACAGCAAACCAGTAAACGAGTGGATTTACTAA
- the hepT gene encoding heptaprenyl diphosphate synthase component II — protein sequence MKLNMLYSFLKADIDLIEKELEQAISSQSPSLRDASLHLLQAGGKRIRPVFVLLSAKFGHYEIEKVKNVAVALELIHMASLVHDDVIDNAELRRGQPTVKAEWDNRVAMYTGDYIFARSLEYMTSIENIDAHRILSHTIVEVCVGEIVQIKDKYRYEQNLRDYLRRIKRKTALLIAASCQLGAISADVPKEIHQKLYQFGYNVGMAFQITDDILDFTATEAQLGKPAGSDLWQGNITLPVLYAMQDEQLKQKIIQVNEQTTKAEMNEIITLLKRSDAIERAHALSQRYLNRALAILKELPSNRNKKALRDIAKYIGKRKY from the coding sequence ATGAAGTTAAATATGCTATATTCGTTTTTAAAGGCGGATATTGATTTAATCGAAAAAGAACTGGAACAAGCAATCTCCTCTCAATCGCCATCATTACGCGATGCCTCCCTGCATTTATTGCAAGCGGGTGGGAAGCGAATTCGCCCGGTATTTGTTTTACTTTCTGCAAAATTTGGCCATTATGAAATTGAGAAAGTAAAAAACGTCGCTGTGGCTTTAGAACTTATTCATATGGCGTCACTCGTTCATGATGATGTCATTGATAATGCGGAGCTTAGAAGGGGACAACCGACGGTGAAAGCGGAATGGGATAATCGTGTCGCTATGTATACGGGCGATTATATTTTTGCCCGTTCGCTTGAGTATATGACAAGTATAGAAAACATTGACGCTCATCGGATTTTGTCGCACACGATTGTGGAAGTATGCGTTGGTGAAATTGTCCAAATTAAAGATAAATACCGATATGAGCAAAATTTACGAGATTATTTACGGAGAATCAAACGAAAAACAGCGCTGTTAATTGCGGCTAGCTGTCAACTAGGAGCCATTTCCGCTGATGTCCCGAAAGAGATTCATCAAAAGCTCTATCAATTTGGTTATAACGTTGGGATGGCTTTTCAAATAACGGATGATATTCTTGACTTTACAGCAACGGAAGCTCAGCTCGGCAAGCCGGCTGGAAGTGATTTATGGCAAGGAAATATTACTTTGCCTGTGTTGTATGCAATGCAGGATGAGCAGCTGAAACAGAAAATTATTCAAGTGAATGAACAGACGACAAAAGCAGAAATGAATGAAATCATCACGTTATTGAAGCGAAGTGATGCGATTGAACGTGCCCATGCATTAAGCCAGCGCTATTTAAATCGGGCGTTAGCTATATTGAAGGAACTACCTTCTAATCGCAATAAAAAAGCATTGCGCGATATTGCCAAATATATCGGTAAACGAAAATATTAG